CACTGCCATCCGCCCCGCTGTCGACCTGTCGCGCGATCTCATCGACGATTTCGGGGTTCCGGAGCGTCGAGGTGTCGCCGAGCTCGTCGCCGCTGGCGATGTTCTCGAGCAGGCGGCGCATGATCTTGCCCGAGCGCGTCTTCGGGAGCTCCGGCGTGAACAGGACCTCCTCCGGGCGGGCGATGGGACCGATATCGTCCTCGACGGCCGCGACGATCCGCTCGCGCATGTCCTCGCTCGGCTCGGCGTCGTCCTCGAGGATGACGTAGGTGTAGACGGCCTCGCCCTTGATCTCGTGATCGCCGCCGACGACGGCGGCCTCGGCGACGCCGGGGACGCCGACGATCGCGGACTCGATCTCCATGGTCCCGAGCCGGTGGCCGGAGACGTTGATCACGTCGTCGACCCGGCCGAGGACGGTCACGTAGCCGTCTTCGTCGACCGTCGCGCCGTCTTCCGGGAAGTAGACCCATTCGTCGGCGTCCTCGCGAGACTCGCTCGAGTGAGGGCTCGTCAACTGTCTGTTGACGGCGTCGGTGTCGGAGTATTCGGTCCAGTACTCCTCGACGAACCGCTCGTCGTTCTGGTAGAGCGTCCGGAGCATGCCAGGCCACGGATTGTCGACTGTGAGGTAGCCGGCTTCGCCGGCAGAAATCTCCTCGCCGGCGGCGTCGACCACGCGGGCGTCGATGCCCGGCAGCGGCGGTCCGGCCGAGCCGGGCTTCATCTCGTTGATCGCTGGCAGCGTCGTGATCATCATCCCGCCGGTCTCGGTCTGCCACCAGGTGTCGACGATCGGGCATTCCTCGCCGCCGATGTGCTTGTAGTACCACTTCCAGGCCCGCGGATTGATCGGCTCCCCGACGGTGCCGAGCAGACGCAGCGAGGAGAGGTCGTGTCGCTCGGGGTACTCGGTACCCCACTTCATGAACGAACGGATGGCCGTCGGTGCGGTGTAGAAGGTGTCGACGCGGTTCTTCTCGATGAGTTCCCAGAGGCGGTCCTTCTCGGGGTAGTCCGGCGTCCCCTCGTACATCATCGTCGTCGTCCCGAGCGCGAGCGGGCCGTAGACAATGTAGGAGTGGCCGGTGATCCAGCCGATGTCGGCCGTACACCAGTAGGTGTCCTCGGGTTTGACGTCCAGGACGGCGTTGGAGGTCCAGGCTGTATAAGCGAGGTAGCCACCGGTGGTGTGCTTGACGCCCTTCGGCTCGCCGGTCGTCCCCGAGGTGTACATCAGGAACAGCATGTCCTCGGCGTCCCGCGAGATCGGCTCGACGCTCGCTCCCTCGTGCTCGGCGACGAGTTCGTCGTAGTCGTGGGCGTCGTTGCCGAGGAAGTGGGTCAGTTCGTCGCCGAGTCTGTCGACGACGACCGTCTGGACGTCATTCTCGACGCCGCGAAGCCCCTTGTCGGCTTTCTCCTTGTGGTTCAGGGCGTCGCCGCGGCGGTAGTAGCCGTCGCAAGTGACGAGGTACTCGCTGTCGGCCGAGTTCATCCGCGTGGCGAGTGCGTCCGCGGAGAAACCGGCGAAGACGACGCTGTGGGGCGCGCCGATACGGGCGCAAGCCAGCATCGCGATCGGCAGCTCCGGGATCATCGGCATGTACAGCGTGACGACGTCGTCCTCCTCGACGCCGAGGTCGCGCAGCGCGGCCGCGAAGGCCTCGACCTCGTTCAACAGGTCGCCGTAGGTGTAGGTCCGCGTCTCGCCGAGTTCGCCCTCCCACTTGATCGCCGCGCGGTTCTTGGCGCCCTCCTCGACGTGGCGGTCGAGGCAGTTGTACGAGGCGTTCAGCTCTCCGCCGGAGAACCACTCGTAAAAGGGCGCGTCCCCGTCCTCGAGGACGGTATCGTACTCCTCGTCCCACGAGAGGAGGTCGGCCGCCCGCTCCCAACAGTCCGGCCAGTTCTCCTCGAACTCCTCGTAGACGTCCGGATCCGAGACGTTCGCCTGCTCGACGAACGACTCGGGCGGTTCGAACGTCTCCTGTTCCTTGAGGCGGGCCTCGAGTTCGACTTCGGGCTCGCCGGTGTCGTCGCTCATAAACACTGCTACCATCGGACAAGATCGGGATAAACGTTCCCCTGTCGGCGTCCCGTCCGGCGGTTTCTCGGGTTCGCCATCCCCTCAGACTCCGCGCGTGGTGTGAGAGCCGACGGGTCGCGGGTATTATCCATCCAGATCCGCAATCGACCGATATGCCGCCGACGAATCTGCTCGTCATGAGCGGAGCGCTCCTGATCGGACTGGCGATTCTCGGGGCCGGGCTGTTCATCGCCTCGATCGGCGTCGGCCGCGTCCGCCTCGCGCGACGGCTCCGGCAGGCCGGACCGACCCCGCTCGGCGAGGTTCCCGACGCGACCGGACTCATCGCGTTCGACGGAATCGCGCGAGCGGGCGCCGAGGGGGCCCTCGAGGCGCCGCTCTCCGAAACCGACTGTCTGGCCTACGCGGTGCAGTCTCGCTCCCGGACTCGCGTCGACGCGGACGCGGATGAGACGTGGACCCACGACGGACGCGTCTCGGCCGGCATCCCTTTCGTGGTCGCCGACGGCGGCGATCGCGTCGCAGTCGACCCGAGCAACGCCGTCCTCTCGCTCGCCGACTGGGAACCGGACGCGACGGCGTGGACGGACCGCGCCGACCTCTCCGCTCGAGCGCGCGATCGGCTCGCGGCGGTCGGTCTCCCCAGCACGGACGCCAAGCCGACGGACGATCCGTCCGCCTCGAGCGACGCGGTCACCCAGTACCGCGAGCTTCGCCTCGAGCACGGAACCAACGTCCACGTCTTCGGCGGCTCCGTCGTCGACGATGCTCGAGGTCGCCCGGACGACGCTCCCGTCACCGTCGGCGGCGACGACTGGTTCGAGGTGTCGGCCGGCGAGCGGTCGATGGTGATCCCCGACCGACACCGATCGGGCTCGCTCTACGTGATCTTCGGCGGGCTGCTCGCGATCCCGGGACTGGGCTTTACGCTAGCCGGGATCGTCGGTCTGGTGTCGACGTTCGTGCTCTGAGGGCCGCCGCGACCTGACTCCCGGTTCGAGCGCCGCTCACGCCAGTCCGATCTCCTCGCTGTAGGCGCCGTGTTGCGCTTCGAAGACCTGCATGATCTCGCCCATCGTCGCATACGCTTTCACCGCGTCGACGATGTACGGTATCGTGTTCTCGCCGCGTTCGCTCGCCTCGCTGAGATCCTCGAGCGCGTCCTCGACGGCCGCGTCGTCGCGGTCGGCCTTGACGTCCTCGAGGCGCGCGAGTTGCCGTTCGGCCGTCGTCTCGTCGATCTGGAGGGTGTCCGGGCTGGTGTCTTCCTTCAAGGTGTACTTGTTGACGCCGACGACGACCTCCTCGCCGCGCTCGACGCGCTCCTGGTACTCGTAGGAGGCGTCCTGGATCTCTCGCAGGAAGTAGCCGTCCTCGATGCCCTTCAGGATGCCGTCGCGGACGGAGCCGTCCCCCATCCCGCGGATCTCCTCGATGTAGCGCATGGCTCGCTGCTCGGTCTCGTCGGTCAGCGCCTCGACGGCGAAGCTGCCGCCCATCGGGTCGACGATGTCAGCCGCACCGGACTCCTCGGCGATGATCTGCTGGGTGCGCAGGGCGACCCGGACCGCCTTCTCGCTCGGCAGGGCCAGCGCCTCGTCGAAGCTGTTGGTGTGCAGGGACTGCGTGCCGCCCAGTACCCCCGCCAGCGCCTGAATCGTTACTCGAACGACGTTGTTCAGCGGCTGCTGGGCCGTCAGCGACTGGCCCGCGGTCTGGGTGTGGAACTTGAGCCGTTTGGACTCGTCCCTCTCCGCACCGTACCAGTCGTCCATCACCCGCGAGTAGATCCGTCTGGCCGCCCGATACTTCGCGATTTCCTCGAAGAAGGAGTTGTGGCAGTTGAAGAAAAAGGAGAGCCGCGGCGCGAACTCGTCGACGTCGAGTCCTCGCTCCATCGCGTCCTCGACGTAGGCGAAGCCGTCCGCGAGTGTAAAGGCCAGTTCCTGCACGGCGGTCGAGCCGGCTTCGCGGATGTGGTAGCCCGAGACCGAGATGGGGTGGAACTTCGGCGTCTCCTCGGTGCTGAACTCGACGACGTCCGTGACGAGATCGAGCGACGGCTCCGGGGGGATCACCCACTCCTTCTGGGCGATGAACTCCTTGAACATATCGTTCTGGAGAGTCCCGCGCAGTTTCTCCCGGGGGACCCCCCGCTGGTCGGCCAGCGCGACGTACATCGCGTAGATCACCGGCGCGGAGGGGTTGATCGTAAACGAGGTCGAAATCTCCGCCAGGTCGATCCCGTCGAAGAGGATCTCCATATCCCGGAGCGTGTCGACCGCGACCCCTTCCCTGCCGATCTCGCCCTCGCTCATCGGGTCGTCCGAGTCCAGTCCCATCAGGGAGGGCATGTCGAACGCCGTCGAGAGGCCGGTCTGGCCCTCGTCGATCAGGTAGTGAAAGCGCTCGTTGGTCTCCTCGGCCGTCCCGAAACCCGCGAACTGCCGCATCGTCCACGTTCGGCCGCGGTACATCGTCGGGTACGGGCCGCGAGTGTACGGCTCCTCGCCCGGAAAG
Above is a genomic segment from Haloterrigena salifodinae containing:
- the acs gene encoding acetate--CoA ligase, with amino-acid sequence MSDDTGEPEVELEARLKEQETFEPPESFVEQANVSDPDVYEEFEENWPDCWERAADLLSWDEEYDTVLEDGDAPFYEWFSGGELNASYNCLDRHVEEGAKNRAAIKWEGELGETRTYTYGDLLNEVEAFAAALRDLGVEEDDVVTLYMPMIPELPIAMLACARIGAPHSVVFAGFSADALATRMNSADSEYLVTCDGYYRRGDALNHKEKADKGLRGVENDVQTVVVDRLGDELTHFLGNDAHDYDELVAEHEGASVEPISRDAEDMLFLMYTSGTTGEPKGVKHTTGGYLAYTAWTSNAVLDVKPEDTYWCTADIGWITGHSYIVYGPLALGTTTMMYEGTPDYPEKDRLWELIEKNRVDTFYTAPTAIRSFMKWGTEYPERHDLSSLRLLGTVGEPINPRAWKWYYKHIGGEECPIVDTWWQTETGGMMITTLPAINEMKPGSAGPPLPGIDARVVDAAGEEISAGEAGYLTVDNPWPGMLRTLYQNDERFVEEYWTEYSDTDAVNRQLTSPHSSESREDADEWVYFPEDGATVDEDGYVTVLGRVDDVINVSGHRLGTMEIESAIVGVPGVAEAAVVGGDHEIKGEAVYTYVILEDDAEPSEDMRERIVAAVEDDIGPIARPEEVLFTPELPKTRSGKIMRRLLENIASGDELGDTSTLRNPEIVDEIARQVDSGADGSADADSDDDTDDDADGDADGDADADSDDDTDANADDGDTDTDTDVDSDRD
- a CDS encoding methylmalonyl-CoA mutase family protein; the protein is MYDEEDLESIREATDEWEQETLEPALDAHGERSDRFATVSNLEVDRLYTPADVADLDYLEDLGFPGEEPYTRGPYPTMYRGRTWTMRQFAGFGTAEETNERFHYLIDEGQTGLSTAFDMPSLMGLDSDDPMSEGEIGREGVAVDTLRDMEILFDGIDLAEISTSFTINPSAPVIYAMYVALADQRGVPREKLRGTLQNDMFKEFIAQKEWVIPPEPSLDLVTDVVEFSTEETPKFHPISVSGYHIREAGSTAVQELAFTLADGFAYVEDAMERGLDVDEFAPRLSFFFNCHNSFFEEIAKYRAARRIYSRVMDDWYGAERDESKRLKFHTQTAGQSLTAQQPLNNVVRVTIQALAGVLGGTQSLHTNSFDEALALPSEKAVRVALRTQQIIAEESGAADIVDPMGGSFAVEALTDETEQRAMRYIEEIRGMGDGSVRDGILKGIEDGYFLREIQDASYEYQERVERGEEVVVGVNKYTLKEDTSPDTLQIDETTAERQLARLEDVKADRDDAAVEDALEDLSEASERGENTIPYIVDAVKAYATMGEIMQVFEAQHGAYSEEIGLA